The genomic region GGCGACGACGTGCATGAGGGCCGGAGCTTTGACGTGGGCGGATACCGGGAGATGTGCCGAAGGCTGGGCGTGGAACTTTTGAACTTGCGGGAGCGCGGGTTCGAGGAATTGAAGCTCGATGGCGGCGTTCTGCGCTCTGTTTTCATCGCCAAGGCCGTGCGGGAGGCGGAGGTGGTGGTGAATCTGCCCAAGCTCAAAACCCACGCCCTCACCACCTTCACCGGGGCGATAAAGAATTTCTACGGAGTGATTCCCACGGGACTGCGCACGGCCCTGCATGGGGAGCATCCTCAGCCCGCGGAGTTTGCCAAAGTGTTGGTGGACATTTTTTCCTTGGTGCGGCCGGCTCTCACCGTGATGGACGGGGTGGTGGCCATGGAAGGGCCCGGTCCGGCCAATGGAACTCCCCGGCCTTTGGGCCTTATCCTGGCCGGCGCCGATGCCGTGGCCGTGGATGCAGTGGCCCAGGCCATCATTGGGCTGGATCCCCTTCGGGTTTGGACCACTTACCATGCCCACATTCGGGGATTGGGTGTGGGGGATCTTCGAAAGATCGAAG from Methanomassiliicoccales archaeon harbors:
- a CDS encoding DUF362 domain-containing protein; translated protein: MGGYREMCRRLGVELLNLRERGFEELKLDGGVLRSVFIAKAVREAEVVVNLPKLKTHALTTFTGAIKNFYGVIPTGLRTALHGEHPQPAEFAKVLVDIFSLVRPALTVMDGVVAMEGPGPANGTPRPLGLILAGADAVAVDAVAQAIIGLDPLRVWTTYHAHIRGLGVGDLRKIE